In Maniola hyperantus chromosome 20, iAphHyp1.2, whole genome shotgun sequence, the following are encoded in one genomic region:
- the LOC117991719 gene encoding fanconi-associated nuclease 1-like translates to MSQKEQSKLHRFFNIVSGPSTKVVPGKKKRLNLSLKRTPMKSPKLSLEDHSVPGVIDLTSDDEMRDADKLNCSGSSTISNTSNTTIAYSPAYNTSPSSKKTFYSPSKKRHLAIKSPMKAKRNLNLLLGSKDVKDEEFKEKTKGVDDKTIFLMKIVNECLNDKNLRLLMNGKSLDLFEKYMQAKPPGQRIVCRLYWQVEQWCRWNKIKKNACGNKEKKEKKGKQERTNINSKVDIDDPIIQDVLNYLIENGFIAVAQYNGERHDLNFDEMVKIMNREELEEVCKEFKIKEKNKAKGIQLLKNFMHQKTNIATYFGGRRNNESRLLKMMGAKAGKFYKLADQARQALNELYILMYLGMNYSIISDKNLEQMLLNEKSQRESYPIDSELLDNASVVFQNRLQFERYLKAHSIYGEFLAKTELKERCRIIELVFGLFKAIDNDEMMIYESLPVWLRRFTPPYIFVKILGEGITDLKRDKTKATLINDILSTLIAQNVFRQHKKAYWIAEQALVLDKFLGDADQAAKVLLEGFSSNLPTDAEELLYPRALRLAKRKTNKIDAVSADKIAVYAQKVSNWEREISARHIYKVPMDNYGKGKLKFEAIVDGVRTKLSAEEYCIHHYIHVDSMFTHGGHWEGRIVTTIFFLLFWDIIYARVRDVRGLFLSRYQAHPLDLYTDSFYANRQRMIEDRLQEIETSTEGDLLARMQATWDNRPETEISGINRSIGWDNVCAVGTCLGPRRVAVLCRRLATRYHYAHSGFPDLTLWNILTKQIVFVEVKTDSDKPSIKQMQWMHYLKDNKINVEFCYVGVHTRSARSRNCGEIEYSDDDADD, encoded by the exons ATGAGTCAAAAGGAACAGTCAAAATTGcatagattttttaatattgtatctgGACCTAGCACCAAAGTAGTGCCTGGTAAGAAAAAGAGACTAAACTTATCCTTAAAAAGAACACCAATGAAGTCACCAAAATTGTCACTAGAGGATCATAGTGTGCCAGGAGTGATAGATTTGACAAGTGATGATGAAATGCGGGATGCAG ACAAACTTAATTGTAGTGGCTCCTCTACAATTTCTAATACTTCCAACACAACAATAGCATACAGCCCTGCATACAATACATCTCCATCATCAAAAAAGACATTTTATTCACCTTCTAAAAAGAGACATCTAGCTATCAAAAGTCCTATGAAGGCAAAGCGAAATTTGAATCTATTGTTGGGATCAAAAGATGTAAAGGATGAGGAAttcaaagaaaaaacaaaaGGAGTAGATGATAAAA CGATATTCCTCATGAAAATCGTGAATGAATGCTTGAATGATAAAAACTTACGGCTTCTCATGAACGGAAAGTCATTGGATCTCTTTGAAAAATATATGCAAGCGAAACCCCCGGGACAAAGGATAGTATGCAGACTATACTGGCAG GTAGAGCAGTGGTGTAGATGGAACAAAATAAAGAAGAATGCATGTGGTaacaaagaaaagaaagaaaaaaaaggaaagCAAGAAAGAACGAATATTAATTCAAAAGTCGACATTGATGACCCGATTATACAGGACGTGTTGAACTATCTCATTGAAAATGGCTTTATTGCTGTGGCGCAGTACAACG GAGAAAGACACGATTTGAATTTTGATGAAATGGTTAAGATTATGAATAGGGAAGAATTGGAAGAAGTATgcaaagaatttaaaataaaagaaaaaaataaagcaAAGGGCATACAACTATTGAAGAATTTTATGCATCAAAAGACCAACATCGCCACATATTTTGGTGGTAGACGTAACAACGAAAGTCGCCTTTTAAAGAT GATGGGTGCGAAGGCTGGAAAATTCTACAAGCTTGCCGATCAAGCTCGCCAAGCGTTGAACGAACTGTACATTCTGATGTATCTCGGCATGAACTACAGCATCATCAGCGATAAGAACTTGGAACAGATGCTACTGAACGAAAAGTCTCAACGTGAGAGCTACCCTATCGACAGTGAGTTGCTGGACAACGCGAGTGTAGTCTTCCAAAATAGGCTACAATTTGAACG CTATCTGAAAGCACATTCCATTTATGGAGAGTTTTTGGCGAAGACTGAATTAAAGGAGAGATGCAGGATCATTGAATTGGTTTTTGGTCTTTTTAAAGCCATCGATAATGATGAAATGATGAT ttacgagtcGCTGCCAGTTTGGTTACGGCGCTTCACCCCTCCCTACATATTCGTGAAGATTCTCGGAGAAGGCATCACCGACTTGAAGAGAGACAAGACGAAAGCAACTCTCATCAACGACATCTTGTCTACGCTTATCGCGCAGAACGTGTTCCGGCAACACAAGAAAGCGTATTGGATTGCGGAGCAAGCTCTTGTCTTGGACAAATTCTTGGGCGATGCGGATCAG gcAGCAAAAGTTTTGCTAGAAGGATTTAGCTCAAACCTACCGACGGACGCCGAGGAGTTGTTGTACCCGCGGGCCCTTAGACTGGCGAAACGGAAAACGAATAAAATCGATGCAGTATCAGCAGACAAAATCGCAGTGTACGCGCAGAAAGTGTCCAATTGGGAGAGAGAGATATCGGCGAGGCACATTTATAAAGTACCGATGGA CAACTACGGCAAGGGCAAGCTGAAGTTCGAGGCTATCGTGGACGGCGTGCGCACTAAGCTGAGCGCGGAGGAGTATTGCATACACCACTACATTCACGTTGACTCCATGTTCACGCACG GTGGGCACTGGGAGGGTAGGATAGTAACTACAATCTTCTTCCTGCTATTCTGGGACATAATCTACGCGCGTGTACGCGACGTGCGCGGCTTGTTCCTCTCGCGCTACCAGGCGCACCCTCTCGACCTCTACACTGACAGCTTCTATGCGAACCGACAGCGCATGATTGAGGATAGGCTGCAGGAGATCGAGACGTCCACGGAGGGGGATTTGTTGGCACGAATGCAGGCTACGTGGGATAACAGACCTGAGA CTGAAATATCGGGCATAAACCGCAGCATCGGGTGGGACAACGTTTGCGCGGTAGGGACGTGCCTGGGCCCGCGCCGCGTGGCCGTGTTGTGTCGTCGCCTGGCCACTCGCTACCACTACGCGCACAGCGGGTTCCCAGACCTCACCCTGTGGAATATTCTCACTAAGCAG ATAGTATTCGTGGAAGTAAAGACAGACTCGGACAAGCCGTCGATAAAGCAAATGCAATGGATGCACTACCTCAAAGACAATAAAATCAACGTCGAGTTCTGTTACGTAGGCGTTCACACCAGGAGCGCCCGCTCGAGAAACTGCGGAGAAATTGAATATTCCGATGATGACGCTGATGACTAG
- the LOC117991720 gene encoding dynein light chain Tctex-type 5-A-like gives MSTEYRKRISSDKISGLVINRRGSNKQKMVRTYQPTYQLNSRKRFSIEDVEKTLQRIVTSELEELEYSDKTAADLCLSLTENIRTAIKEENYDRYRIIVVVSIGQRRQQSVHVFHSFVWDHERDGYASYNFENCHMFANVVVYGIYFD, from the exons atgtctacAGAATATCGAAAACGAATTTCTTCGGATAAAATTAGCGGACTTGTTATCAACCGACGTGGAAGTAACAAACAGAAAATG GTGCGAACTTATCAACCTACTTATCAATTAAATTCAAGAAAACGCTTCAGTATTGAAGACGTTGAGAAAACCCTCCAGCGTATTGTAACATCAGAATTGGAGGAGTTGGAATATAGTGATAAAACCGCCGCAGACCTGTGCCTCAGCCTGACAGAAAACATTAGGACGGctataaaagaagaaaattaTGACAG GTATAGAATAATCGTAGTGGTGAGCATAGGCCAGCGGAGGCAGCAGAGCGTCCACGTGTTCCACTCCTTCGTATGGGACCACGAGCGCGACGGATATGCCTCCTACAACTTTGAGAATTGCCACATGTTTGCTAATGTCGTTGTGTATGGAATTTACTTTgattaa